A single window of Poecilia reticulata strain Guanapo linkage group LG10, Guppy_female_1.0+MT, whole genome shotgun sequence DNA harbors:
- the LOC103471102 gene encoding gap junction alpha-3 protein-like has product MGDWNLLGKLLEKAQEHSTVIGKVWLTVLFIFRILILSAATEKVWGDEQSGFTCDTKQPGCENVCYDITFPISHVRFWVLQIIFVSTPTLIYLGHILHLVRMEEKQKEKDKEKQQQVDKQAPFVDAHHKKTLVRDEKGRVRIQGELLRTYVFNVIFKTLFEVGFIVAQYLLYGFELKPMYTCDRPPCPNVVNCYISRPTEKTIFIIFMLGVASVSLLLNLIEIYHLGFTKCRQGITFRRGQQNLRSISKGHRETPVPLVPSYDDYFREHSQVQPSYPPVPSYNLTPLSEGTDSSFHPYHSKAAYKQNKDNLAVERSSSKPEECDAKGKKGSVSAPGSPTQTRSSHGGKHSSSRTRIEDLKI; this is encoded by the coding sequence ATGGGAGACTGGAACCTGCTGGGGAAGCTTCTGGAAAAAGCCCAGGAGCACTCTACTGTGATCGGAAAGGTCTGGCTCACTGTCCTGTTCATCTTCCGCATCCTCATCCTCAGCGCCGCCACCGAGAAGGTGTGGGGGGACGAGCAGTCGGGGTTCACCTGCGACACCAAGCAGCCCGGTTGCGAGAACGTGTGCTACGACATCACCTTCCCCATCTCCCACGTCCGCTTCTGGGTGCTGCAGATCATCTTCGTGTCGACGCCCACCCTCATCTACCTGGGACACATTCTACATCTGGTGCGGATGGAGGAAAAGCAGAaggagaaagacaaagagaagcaACAGCAAGTCGACAAACAAGCTCCCTTTGTGGATGCTCATCACAAGAAAACTCTCGTAAGGGACGAGAAAGGACGGGTGCGGATTCAGGGGGAGCTCTTGCGCACATACGTCTTCAACGTGATCTTCAAGACACTGTTTGAGGTGGGCTTCATCGTAGCCCAGTACCTCTTGTACGGTTTTGAGCTGAAACCCATGTATACGTGCGACAGACCACCTTGTCCTAATGTGGTCAACTGCTACATATCCCGTCCTACAGAGAAaaccatcttcatcatcttcatgcTTGGGGTGGCCAGTGTTTCGTTGTTGCTGAACCTCATAGAGATCTACCACCTGGGGTTCACCAAGTGCCGCCAGGGCATCACCTTCAGGAGGGGTCAACAGAACCTGCGGAGCATTTCCAAGGGCCACAGGGAGACTCCTGTGCCTCTGGTACCAAGCTACGACGACTACTTCCGAGAGCACAGCCAAGTCCAGCCATCTTACCCTCCGGTACCAAGCTACAACCTCACCCCCCTGTCTGAGGGAACAGACTCGTCCTTCCACCCTTACCACAGCAAGGCTGCCTACAAGCAGAATAAGGACAATTTGGCGGtggagaggagcagcagcaaacCAGAGGAATGTGACgcgaagggaaaaaaaggatcaGTATCAGCCCCCGGGTCTCCTACGCAAACTAGGTCCAGTCATGGCGGCAAGCACAGCAGCAGCCGGACTAGAATAGAAGACCTGAAGATATGA